In a genomic window of bacterium:
- a CDS encoding DUF4091 domain-containing protein, with protein MMIKSLSKIFFLILFLSFPILATSYSLHPNPILTAKRTTLSPEIDGLLADECWMHANWQSANHVIYGSGKGDELSFAILYDGGNLYIGAKIREEIPQVKHRKDEDVVWEDSCLEIFLANPSPNQSIYTYRHYIINAEGYKLDEIGSKGVGSWNGKWEAKTSRTADGWNAEIRIPASDLNLPSFQNTILPFNICASLYHPSHILISFSELKGGYFHQPERFANLVLGEVPQLSGEVLLSLHRGDNPLSSLKANIVKEEDLKNISSLASLNPGIYALDVFMENRFIARYQLFLPYFPDSFGSTIYRDGELTIWTADPMFKVFKETPPPPKRTGKIAIFAGRNEWEPFQIIFRPNSDIKDFQLKLSDLKGPSLIPAKLINIYKIEYVHITIPTDPDGKKGDFPDPLLELKKAIDLEGGRNHPFWLELRIPSNAKAGIYRGEIIALSGNRKLASIPVELRVFNFSLPVKPEGFHIHTAYGMDVNLGYHKATPEDRPKILPFYLRLLADHHISPYNPFSHQIKYEMSPGALELSNGILKISFPKAGSTIARLSLGDAPLANLNFCIDQRVGQSIGWPGLEKVKPEVLIGGPLRYKLRVKGENVSRGAYETEEEIEIFARQKWISRRLLSLKSKAQNPYLIAYYFLLLSPAQSGAEPVNGSDWAAWRTAKGWASCFTISPGKFGFAFRLDSAGGAHGDVTRDVGLEMDKGKEAINEPQPSLFIALTNNEEEMQVIKRKLSNPLQVNVEGEGDDLIIKIKETAGIKREGEPLVISLGELARGWKYARAFLDNKEIPSQLDGDELTLFVYLPANGEIQVKVKKASSPWTGKGITLSEKAPSLQVDFSQFTPSAHYALDELGFSDYNICSALDMGWLWRNESITDEEKTLFKELGKRVEDFLRRHGWLKKAYCYWYDEPEESAYPFVIRGMKLLKATFPNVRRLLTEQPEPPLYHYVDLWVPIFHLYNEERCKERQREGQEVWWYVCCGPRHPYPNNFIDYPGIEHRIRLWMNWKYKVTGDLYWSTTYWHKNPWQTPMSYTPDDTGMWGNGDGYLLYPPKRGEAKEKVIGGPVPSMRIKMIREGIEDAEYLWMLEERIGKMKNPPSEAVSALNLARSLIKSQTEFCHSPEELQAVRLKVAEALERLVK; from the coding sequence ATGATGATTAAAAGCCTATCTAAAATCTTCTTCCTCATCCTTTTCCTTTCTTTTCCCATCCTTGCTACCTCTTATTCTCTCCACCCCAACCCCATTCTAACCGCCAAGAGAACTACGCTCTCTCCCGAAATAGATGGTCTTCTCGCTGATGAATGCTGGATGCATGCAAATTGGCAATCCGCAAATCATGTAATCTACGGTTCAGGAAAAGGCGATGAGCTCTCCTTTGCCATCCTTTACGATGGTGGGAATCTCTATATTGGAGCGAAAATCAGGGAGGAAATTCCACAGGTTAAGCACCGCAAGGATGAGGATGTTGTTTGGGAGGATTCCTGTCTTGAAATCTTCCTTGCTAACCCTTCCCCAAATCAATCTATATACACTTATCGCCACTACATCATCAATGCGGAGGGATACAAGCTTGATGAGATTGGAAGTAAGGGAGTGGGAAGCTGGAATGGGAAATGGGAAGCTAAGACAAGCAGAACCGCCGATGGATGGAACGCCGAGATTCGCATCCCCGCAAGCGATTTGAATCTTCCCAGTTTCCAAAACACAATTCTTCCCTTTAATATTTGTGCCTCCCTCTATCATCCCTCTCATATTCTCATCAGCTTTTCCGAGTTAAAAGGTGGCTATTTCCATCAACCAGAGCGTTTCGCCAATCTTGTTTTAGGAGAAGTCCCTCAGCTATCGGGAGAAGTCCTATTATCCCTTCATAGGGGAGATAATCCCCTATCTTCCCTGAAAGCAAATATCGTCAAAGAAGAGGATTTGAAGAATATTTCTTCCCTCGCCTCCTTAAATCCGGGCATCTATGCACTTGATGTCTTCATGGAAAACCGCTTTATCGCCCGTTATCAATTATTCCTCCCTTATTTTCCCGACAGCTTCGGTTCTACGATTTACAGAGATGGAGAGTTAACAATATGGACAGCCGACCCAATGTTCAAAGTCTTCAAGGAAACACCACCTCCCCCAAAAAGGACTGGGAAAATCGCAATCTTCGCGGGAAGAAACGAATGGGAACCCTTCCAGATAATCTTCCGTCCAAATTCCGATATAAAGGATTTTCAGCTCAAGCTCAGCGACCTCAAGGGCCCATCACTAATCCCCGCAAAGCTAATTAACATCTATAAGATTGAATATGTCCATATCACGATTCCCACAGACCCCGATGGTAAAAAGGGAGATTTCCCTGACCCACTTTTGGAGCTTAAAAAAGCGATAGACCTTGAGGGAGGAAGAAACCATCCCTTCTGGTTGGAGCTCCGCATACCATCAAACGCTAAAGCGGGAATTTATAGAGGGGAGATAATCGCTCTCTCAGGGAATAGAAAGTTAGCATCTATTCCTGTTGAGCTGAGGGTCTTCAATTTCTCCCTCCCTGTTAAGCCAGAAGGCTTCCACATTCACACTGCCTATGGGATGGATGTTAACCTTGGCTATCATAAAGCAACTCCTGAGGATAGACCTAAAATCCTTCCCTTTTACCTTAGGCTTCTCGCCGACCATCACATCAGCCCTTACAATCCCTTCAGCCATCAAATTAAATATGAAATGAGCCCGGGAGCACTTGAGCTTTCAAATGGGATTTTGAAAATCTCTTTCCCCAAAGCGGGTTCAACCATCGCGAGGCTTTCACTTGGAGATGCTCCCCTCGCAAATCTGAATTTCTGTATAGACCAAAGGGTTGGTCAAAGCATAGGGTGGCCAGGGTTGGAGAAGGTAAAGCCAGAGGTATTGATAGGGGGACCGCTCAGATATAAATTGAGGGTTAAGGGCGAGAATGTATCTCGGGGCGCATATGAGACGGAAGAAGAGATAGAGATATTCGCTAGACAGAAATGGATTTCCCGAAGACTTCTCTCTTTGAAGTCAAAAGCTCAAAATCCTTACCTCATCGCTTATTATTTCCTGTTATTGAGTCCAGCCCAGTCAGGAGCGGAGCCTGTGAATGGTTCGGATTGGGCGGCTTGGAGGACAGCGAAGGGTTGGGCTTCCTGCTTTACAATTTCACCAGGCAAATTCGGCTTCGCTTTCCGTCTTGATAGCGCTGGAGGAGCCCATGGTGATGTAACAAGAGATGTGGGTCTGGAGATGGACAAGGGCAAGGAGGCAATAAATGAGCCTCAGCCATCCCTGTTCATCGCCCTCACGAATAATGAGGAGGAAATGCAAGTGATTAAGAGGAAGCTTTCCAACCCTTTACAAGTGAATGTTGAGGGAGAAGGGGACGATTTGATAATAAAAATTAAGGAAACCGCAGGGATAAAAAGGGAGGGGGAGCCGTTGGTGATTTCATTGGGAGAATTGGCGAGAGGATGGAAATATGCCAGGGCTTTTCTTGATAATAAGGAGATTCCCTCCCAGTTAGATGGCGATGAGCTTACCCTGTTTGTTTATCTGCCCGCAAATGGAGAGATACAAGTAAAGGTTAAAAAGGCAAGCTCTCCCTGGACGGGAAAGGGGATAACTTTGAGCGAAAAAGCTCCTTCGTTACAGGTAGATTTCTCTCAATTCACTCCATCCGCTCATTATGCCCTTGATGAGCTCGGCTTTTCCGATTACAACATTTGCTCTGCTTTGGATATGGGTTGGCTATGGAGAAACGAATCCATAACGGATGAAGAGAAAACTTTATTTAAGGAATTGGGGAAGAGGGTGGAGGATTTCCTGAGGAGGCATGGATGGCTCAAGAAGGCATATTGCTATTGGTATGATGAGCCCGAGGAGAGCGCTTATCCCTTCGTGATTAGAGGTATGAAGCTTCTCAAAGCCACATTCCCCAATGTGAGGAGGTTGCTCACTGAGCAGCCGGAGCCGCCTTTATATCATTATGTTGACCTCTGGGTTCCCATATTCCATTTATACAACGAGGAAAGGTGCAAGGAGAGGCAGAGGGAAGGACAGGAGGTATGGTGGTATGTTTGTTGTGGACCTCGCCATCCCTATCCCAACAATTTCATAGATTATCCAGGGATAGAACATAGGATAAGACTTTGGATGAACTGGAAATATAAGGTAACGGGAGACCTATACTGGTCAACGACTTATTGGCATAAGAACCCTTGGCAAACGCCTATGTCCTATACACCGGATGATACGGGAATGTGGGGGAATGGCGATGGCTATCTTCTTTATCCACCCAAGCGTGGAGAGGCAAAGGAGAAGGTGATAGGTGGACCAGTGCCCTCAATGAGGATAAAGATGATAAGGGAGGGGATAGAGGATGCTGAGTATCTATGGATGTTGGAGGAGAGGATTGGGAAGATGAAGAATCCACCGAGTGAAGCGGTTTCCGCCCTTAATCTTGCTCGGTCCCTCATTAAGAGCCAGACGGAATTCTGCCATTCACCCGAGGAGCTTCAGGCGGTTAGATTGAAGGTGGCAGAGGCTTTAGAAAGGTTGGTGAAATAG
- a CDS encoding ATP-dependent DNA ligase, which yields MAEFREFALVCQKLEKEGGKKEKARMIGEFFRSLSPEEAKIASYLFLGRFPAGKRIFVSWNILFESLKEMFPISPKEMERISTNAVDVGDIVEGIYRRWSKYTSKGLTISEVYDNLLSLDKMEGKGAMRYRKAILKGLLTKMDSLEARYLAKVIVGEMRIGVKDGMILEGLATAVDVPLEEIRKGYLLYGDIGETVRSFLEKKEKTLESLSLTLFQPLQPMLAQMAYSIKEAFEEIGGELALEFKYDGARVQIHKGGDKVMIFSRRLNDLTPSFPEIVEEVRKNIKGDVILEGEVVAVKEGKFLPFQDILRRVSRRREIERMREEIPLKLFLFDCLYVDGESLLDVSYEERWKKLEEIAGGIPLAERILPKDLEEGESFFKRALEAGAEGVMAKALKGIYTPGNRGKLWLKVKKSITLDLVIIGAEWGYGRRHNWLSDYHLACWDKERKELLMVGKTFKGLTDQEFEEMTKKLLELKIREEGGVVYVRPEVVVEVAFNDVQRSPKYKCGYALRLARIVRIRDDKKPEEADDITAIERIFKAE from the coding sequence ATGGCGGAATTCAGGGAATTCGCTTTGGTATGTCAAAAACTGGAGAAGGAGGGTGGGAAAAAGGAAAAGGCGAGGATGATAGGGGAATTTTTCCGCTCCCTATCTCCCGAGGAAGCCAAAATCGCCTCCTATCTTTTCCTTGGTCGCTTTCCCGCGGGAAAAAGGATTTTCGTCTCCTGGAACATCCTTTTTGAATCCCTCAAAGAGATGTTCCCCATATCTCCTAAGGAAATGGAGAGGATAAGCACAAACGCCGTTGATGTTGGAGATATAGTGGAGGGGATTTATAGAAGATGGTCTAAATATACCTCAAAAGGATTGACTATCAGCGAAGTTTACGATAATTTGCTTAGCCTGGATAAAATGGAAGGGAAGGGGGCAATGAGGTATAGAAAGGCGATATTGAAGGGGCTTTTAACCAAGATGGATTCGCTTGAGGCGAGATATCTCGCCAAGGTAATAGTGGGTGAGATGAGGATAGGAGTGAAGGACGGGATGATTTTGGAGGGTTTAGCGACAGCGGTTGATGTTCCCCTTGAGGAAATCAGGAAGGGCTATCTTCTATATGGAGATATAGGGGAAACGGTTCGCTCTTTTTTGGAGAAGAAAGAGAAAACCTTGGAATCCCTTTCCCTGACCCTTTTCCAACCTCTTCAGCCGATGCTTGCCCAGATGGCGTATTCTATAAAGGAAGCTTTTGAGGAGATAGGTGGAGAACTGGCTCTGGAGTTCAAATACGATGGAGCAAGGGTGCAGATACATAAGGGCGGGGATAAAGTTATGATTTTCTCCCGAAGATTGAACGATTTGACCCCTTCTTTCCCCGAGATTGTAGAGGAAGTGAGGAAAAATATAAAAGGGGATGTAATCTTGGAAGGGGAAGTTGTGGCGGTTAAAGAGGGAAAGTTCCTGCCTTTTCAAGATATACTCAGAAGAGTGAGTAGGAGAAGGGAGATAGAGAGGATGAGGGAGGAAATACCTTTGAAGCTATTTCTCTTCGACTGTTTATATGTAGATGGTGAATCGCTTTTGGATGTGAGTTATGAGGAAAGGTGGAAAAAATTGGAAGAAATAGCGGGAGGAATTCCCCTTGCGGAAAGGATATTGCCTAAGGATTTGGAAGAAGGGGAAAGTTTCTTCAAAAGGGCTCTGGAGGCGGGAGCGGAAGGCGTTATGGCGAAAGCTCTTAAGGGTATATATACTCCGGGGAATAGGGGAAAGCTTTGGCTCAAAGTGAAAAAGTCTATAACACTGGATTTGGTGATTATAGGAGCTGAATGGGGATATGGAAGGAGACATAACTGGCTATCCGATTATCATCTCGCTTGCTGGGATAAGGAGAGGAAAGAGCTATTGATGGTGGGAAAAACATTCAAAGGATTGACGGACCAGGAATTTGAGGAGATGACTAAAAAGCTTTTAGAATTGAAGATAAGGGAGGAGGGAGGAGTTGTTTATGTGAGACCGGAGGTAGTGGTGGAAGTGGCTTTCAACGATGTTCAGAGAAGCCCTAAATACAAGTGCGGATACGCTCTTCGCTTGGCGAGGATAGTGAGAATAAGGGACGATAAAAAGCCAGAGGAAGCGGACGATATTACGGCGATTGAAAGGATATTTAAAGCGGAGTAA
- a CDS encoding ABC transporter permease, which translates to MPLFIVLLSIYFAISAPNFLSIDNFLNVLRQISINTIVAVGMTFVIITAGIDLSVGSIVALAAVICTGVMKRGITIAHLTILPPPSPALGVPLGIIIGLLLGAFLGAINGFFITRFLMPPFVVTLAMMTIARGLAFIYTGGFPVPELPDSFITLGSGYIGPIPIPVIIMTVIALIAHYILARTTFGRYVFAIGGNEEAARLSGININKVKLMVYTLSGFLAALSGIILAARLGSGDPKTGQMYELNAIAACVLGGTSLMGGKGNIGGTFLGALLIGIIDNGLVLMRVSTFYQYVVKGVIILAAVLLDKVKEMRKA; encoded by the coding sequence ATCCCCCTCTTCATTGTCCTCCTTTCAATTTATTTCGCCATCTCCGCCCCGAATTTCCTCTCAATTGATAATTTCCTCAATGTCTTGAGACAGATTTCCATCAATACAATCGTTGCTGTGGGGATGACCTTTGTCATAATCACAGCGGGAATTGACCTTTCCGTCGGCTCAATCGTCGCCCTTGCAGCCGTTATCTGCACAGGAGTTATGAAAAGAGGAATCACCATAGCCCATCTTACCATTCTTCCACCGCCTTCTCCAGCCTTGGGAGTCCCTCTGGGAATCATAATTGGCTTGCTTCTCGGCGCCTTCCTCGGCGCAATTAATGGCTTCTTCATCACTCGCTTCCTTATGCCTCCCTTCGTCGTAACCCTCGCGATGATGACGATAGCGAGAGGCTTAGCTTTCATTTACACCGGTGGCTTCCCCGTTCCCGAACTCCCCGATTCCTTCATAACCCTCGGCTCCGGCTACATCGGTCCAATTCCCATACCAGTGATTATAATGACTGTTATAGCCTTGATAGCCCACTACATTCTCGCAAGGACGACTTTCGGACGCTATGTTTTCGCAATCGGTGGAAATGAGGAGGCAGCAAGGTTATCGGGAATCAATATCAACAAAGTAAAGCTGATGGTTTACACATTAAGCGGCTTCCTCGCCGCTCTTTCTGGCATTATACTTGCCGCGCGTCTCGGCTCGGGCGACCCTAAAACGGGGCAGATGTATGAGCTAAACGCGATAGCCGCCTGCGTCTTGGGTGGGACGAGCTTGATGGGTGGAAAGGGAAATATCGGCGGAACATTCCTGGGTGCCCTTCTAATCGGGATAATTGATAATGGTCTCGTTCTTATGAGGGTATCAACTTTCTACCAGTATGTAGTGAAGGGAGTAATTATCCTCGCCGCCGTCCTTTTGGATAAGGTCAAGGAGATGAGGAAAGCTTAA
- a CDS encoding sugar ABC transporter ATP-binding protein has translation MAFLEMRGITKQFPGVLALDNVRFEVEKGEVHALVGENGAGKSTLLKILAGAIPMDKGEIILNGKPVHFHSPLDAIQAGIAVIYQEFNLVPYLSAGENIFLGREPRKFNGFVDFGKLHREAQEILDRIGANFSSRTLVAQLSVAQQQMTEIAKALSQNAQIIAMDEPTSALTEREVEHLFEIIRSLKSEGVAIIFVSHRLEEIFQIADRITVLRDGKYIGTKRIEETNRDEVITMMVGREIKEKIPKRPAKIGEEILRVEGLTREGVFRDISFTLHKGEVLGLAGLVGAGRTEIARAIFGADPIDRGKIYLEGKEVRIRSPQDAIRLGIGLLTEDRKRYGLVLPMTVRENTTLANLMEVAIRGFINFAKEREAARRFVEDLDIKTPSIEQIARNLSGGTQQKLVLAKWLFTKSKVLIFDEPTRGIDVGAKVEIYELMNQLAERGVGIIMISSELPEILGMSDRILVIHEGKIAGELTREEATQEKIMHLATGGSLVS, from the coding sequence ATGGCTTTTTTGGAAATGAGAGGGATAACCAAGCAATTCCCCGGGGTATTGGCGCTGGACAATGTCCGATTTGAGGTGGAGAAAGGAGAGGTCCACGCCCTCGTTGGGGAGAACGGAGCGGGTAAATCCACTCTCCTGAAAATCCTCGCTGGCGCCATCCCAATGGACAAAGGGGAGATAATCCTCAATGGAAAGCCCGTTCACTTTCATTCTCCCTTGGACGCTATACAAGCTGGGATAGCGGTAATCTATCAAGAGTTCAATCTTGTTCCTTATCTTTCCGCTGGTGAAAACATCTTTTTAGGGAGGGAGCCAAGGAAGTTCAATGGGTTCGTGGACTTCGGAAAACTTCATAGGGAAGCACAGGAAATTCTTGACAGAATCGGTGCCAACTTCAGCTCTCGCACCCTCGTTGCCCAATTATCCGTTGCTCAGCAACAGATGACGGAAATCGCCAAAGCCCTCTCTCAAAATGCCCAGATAATCGCTATGGATGAGCCTACCTCCGCCCTCACGGAAAGGGAAGTTGAGCATCTCTTTGAGATTATAAGAAGCCTTAAGTCAGAAGGAGTGGCGATAATCTTCGTATCCCATCGTTTGGAGGAAATCTTTCAAATCGCGGATAGAATCACCGTCCTGCGGGATGGAAAATATATAGGGACTAAGAGGATAGAAGAAACTAACAGAGATGAAGTGATAACTATGATGGTTGGAAGGGAAATCAAGGAGAAGATTCCCAAGCGTCCCGCGAAAATAGGGGAGGAGATATTGAGGGTGGAAGGCTTGACTCGTGAAGGAGTTTTCAGGGATATATCTTTCACTCTTCATAAGGGGGAAGTATTGGGATTGGCGGGATTGGTAGGAGCGGGAAGGACGGAGATCGCGCGCGCCATCTTCGGGGCTGACCCAATAGATAGGGGCAAAATCTATCTTGAAGGGAAGGAAGTGCGTATTCGTAGTCCTCAGGATGCCATCAGGTTGGGAATAGGACTTCTCACCGAGGATAGAAAACGCTATGGTCTCGTCCTTCCTATGACCGTGAGGGAGAACACAACTCTCGCCAATCTGATGGAAGTCGCTATACGAGGCTTCATTAACTTTGCCAAGGAAAGAGAAGCTGCTCGCAGATTCGTTGAGGATTTGGATATCAAGACTCCCTCAATTGAACAAATAGCCCGCAACCTTTCCGGAGGAACACAGCAAAAGCTCGTCTTGGCGAAATGGCTTTTCACCAAGAGCAAGGTCCTGATATTTGATGAACCCACAAGGGGGATAGATGTGGGAGCGAAGGTGGAGATATACGAGCTTATGAATCAGCTGGCGGAAAGGGGCGTGGGCATAATTATGATTTCCTCAGAGCTTCCCGAGATTTTGGGAATGAGCGACCGCATCCTCGTAATCCACGAGGGGAAGATAGCAGGCGAATTAACAAGGGAGGAGGCAACGCAGGAGAAGATAATGCATCTTGCAACAGGTGGGAGCCTTGTCTCCTGA
- a CDS encoding substrate-binding domain-containing protein, producing the protein MRRFLVILISVLIIIGLIGIGIWYSRGGGKQKPLIGVSLLTKQHVFYRDLERGMREKAEEMNVDLVIESAEFDNAQQTSQVENFITMGVDAMILCPADSEGIVQAVKSANKAGIPVFTADIAAKGGDVVCHVASNNVQGGRLAGAYLAKLLKGKGNIAIIDHPVVTSVQERVRGFLEEIKKYPGIVVVARQSGEGQKDKAMTVMENILQAHPDIDAVFAINDDSALGALSAIRGSKIPNKDKIIIIGYDATPEACKAILNKTNLKADVIQFPKKIGEKVVEVAAKYLEAKKKGEKIDIPKVIYIDVDIVDNSKPDLLKSLAEGG; encoded by the coding sequence ATGCGTAGATTCTTGGTTATACTCATCAGCGTTTTGATTATTATCGGTTTAATCGGCATTGGTATTTGGTATTCCCGTGGAGGCGGAAAGCAAAAGCCCCTAATAGGGGTTAGCCTCCTTACGAAACAGCATGTCTTCTACAGGGATTTGGAGCGAGGAATGAGGGAGAAAGCGGAAGAGATGAATGTTGATTTGGTGATTGAATCGGCGGAGTTTGACAATGCCCAGCAAACATCCCAAGTTGAAAACTTCATCACGATGGGAGTGGATGCGATGATTCTCTGCCCAGCCGATTCCGAAGGGATAGTTCAGGCGGTGAAATCGGCGAACAAAGCCGGCATCCCGGTTTTCACTGCTGATATTGCGGCGAAAGGCGGGGATGTGGTATGCCATGTAGCATCAAACAACGTGCAAGGAGGTAGGCTCGCTGGGGCTTACCTTGCCAAGCTTCTGAAAGGGAAGGGAAATATAGCGATTATAGACCACCCAGTTGTGACCTCTGTTCAGGAAAGGGTGAGGGGATTTCTGGAGGAAATAAAGAAATATCCCGGTATAGTGGTCGTTGCCCGCCAATCGGGAGAAGGACAGAAAGATAAAGCGATGACGGTGATGGAAAACATTCTTCAAGCCCACCCCGATATAGACGCCGTCTTCGCCATAAACGATGACTCCGCATTGGGAGCGCTTTCCGCTATAAGAGGAAGCAAGATACCCAATAAGGACAAAATCATCATCATTGGCTACGATGCCACACCAGAGGCTTGCAAGGCAATCCTCAACAAAACCAATCTCAAAGCCGATGTTATCCAATTTCCAAAAAAGATAGGGGAGAAAGTGGTAGAAGTAGCGGCTAAATATCTTGAGGCGAAAAAGAAGGGGGAAAAGATTGACATTCCCAAAGTAATTTACATAGATGTAGATATAGTTGATAACTCTAAACCAGACCTTCTCAAATCACTTGCGGAAGGAGGGTAA